AATGAGAATATGATTTCTTTACACATAAGGTATGAGTAGTAAGataatttctatatttatagtgtgtacatatataaaattttcatcaaCTTTAATCGATCTCATTTTACTTCATATACAACTTCTTAAAACATTCTCATCTAAATTATGTTcatgtatataatataaatttatttattgaatcaaGTGACTAAGTGATCAAAACCTTTATTTAGCGATCAAtaatggaaattttatttttgtttgaacgcattttttttttaaaaaatagagaattattttaatgtaatttttgtttgagtgaCTAAAATCGTCTTGATAAAGAAATAATGTCATTATCGTTTTcacttaaacaattttttctccGTTGAACTAATATATCGTAAATAGAAATATTCCAAAACAAATCACGTTCCATCACTAACATGTAGACAAACTAATTCCACTGAAATAATCCTGTTACCCCTCAATTTAAGTAAATTCAGTTATCAATATCACGGTTCAAATAACATctaatttaataacaataatatatatatatataacataatttagtatacattaagaattatatattttaattattattattatattaagtacaaataattaaataattataattaatatgttatgtactaaaattttattttattttctctatcaAATCTGCCTCCAGTTTAATCAGGCGGATCTGAAGGGCACGCTGCTCCACCAAACCAAGTTTTCCCACTAGTACGGACGCgtcaaattcttttttattattaaagaaataaaataaatacagagTCGTGATTCGCATTGGCGCTGTCCAAACTTGGCCGCCAAGTCAAAAGAAAAGGGCAAATCTGACAAATCTCCGCACAAACGTATGAACCGTCATGACACCATCTTCGTAGCCCTAAAAGCGCATTCCCATTTTCTTGGCTCTCGTCTTCCATCccctctctctcttctttcccCGCAGTTTTGGACATACATTTCTTGttacggaaaaaaaaaaatgtccagAGTTGCTTTCTTGCAGCGTCTCTATGGCGCTTTCCGTGAAAACCAGTCGCGTCTTAAGCTTGTGCTGATTTGCACCGCCGTAAGGTATACAATGATATTATTTAACTTCTTTATTAATCTTGTTTTtcgctattatttttttcattatggaCTGAAAATAGAATTGTGTTCCTTAGTTAGTATCTGTTGCGAACGTGCTACTttcatactattattatttctttacaGCGAATTTCACACTTTCCttttgttttaagaaaaaaaaggctAGATCCGTGTATTGCAGCAAATATGAAACATATTTTTCGATATTGAAATGTCAGAAACATTAGCTGTTCACTTTTGCTAGTTGAATCTTCTAATGCAACTCTGTTCTACTCTATCAATTTTACGGGATTCGTTCGGATTAATTTGCGAGTAGAATGTAAACCGTAGTATATGTAGATCCATAATTTATGAtgagcatatatatatatatataaacattaatgTGAATGGTTGATGCAGTGGTGGTGGTCTCTTGGCTTATGGTGAGAGTGTTGCACCTGAGGAGACAATTACAGAGAAGAAAAAAGTGGTGGTTCTGGGAACTGGTTGGGCGGCCACAAGTTTCTTGAAGAATCTGAATAATCCGAAATACGAGGTTCAAGTAGTTTCGCCGCGTAACTACTTTGCTTTCACTCCTTTGCTGCCTAGCGTTACTTGCGGCACGGTTGAAGCACGTAGCATTGTTGAACCCATTCGCAATATTTTTAAGAAGGTGATGATTTAAAAGACCATACCATCTTTTTGCTGTTTCGTTTTAGTTTTttgaaagaataataatttgaaaCTATGTGTTTAATGCATCTCCCTTTTATTTAAACCCACTATTAAAAAACacttatcaaatataataatattttagtttaaagcGTTTTTTTTTCCGGAAAAGtgtcaaattatttatttatttaattatttttaaaataatatttattatataagtttttctaaattttaaccgattagaaactaaattattaaagttGCATTCTTCCAGCTGCATGTTCATATGCTTTACTTATACGCGGTACAAAAAGTAGTAATAgtgtgcatttttttttctagcttTCATTTTTCAGTTGTTTGTGTTTTTATCCatgatttatttacttttatcttttttctaaattttccacgatatgtaaaatatataatttcggtcaaattaataagaataaaatgatttaatgaTATTCTGtttaagatattattattaattaattttaaaatttgtgatagATGTgagtattttaaattgaatgaaatatttaaaacttttatatattttttattgaatcctgtaattgtttttttaattgattttattgatataaaacaattttcggGAAAATGATTGTCCCGATATCATTATTGATAcacttatttttgttattcaacacaaataaaacctcatatttatattttttaatagatgGAAACAAATAAGTAATAACAATAtctaataacaattattttaatcaattaaaaaattaaataataaagatttaattaaaaaatataataatttgtaataaattaagacatatatacaaaattaataaatacttatttaaaaatatttagatgggagtcttaatatattaaaactctTAAAAAGTGATATTTACTATAAATACTCATTGCGACGGTAAAGCCAATTGTGaatgattttcaatttttcttcatGTGTTAGAGGTACAAAGGTCAAACAGTccaaatattatgatttttaataaaaaatatatttttatgagtGACGTATTAAGTTTTCTGTTATAAAATCTGTTTGCAAGTGTCATGAAACTCGTGTCTAGTTGCATAACTTGATTACATGGTTTACCTTCATTGTTGTCCGGACTCCGGAGAATACCGTTCCTCTCTTCGGAGACTAACCGGTTTCTGTTGTGTACTCTAACGAGTGTAGTTCATAATGAACTCCACGAGGATGTTAGTTTTTCACCGGTTACTGTTATTAGGAGATGCGGATTCTGGTATTTTGATTTCCAGTTAATCAATTTTCCTTATGTCGTGTTTTTGTCGTGTTTTTCACTATCTTTATAGAAAATTCTTGAGACCAGGGCCACAACCAACtatgtttctttttgttttattttgagcaGAAAAAGGTGGATGTACAATTCAGTGAAGCAGAATGTTACAAGATTGACGCAGAAAATAAGAAAGTTTACTGTCGATCAAGTTTGAACAATAATTTGAATGGGAAAGAAGAATTCGTGGTGGATTATGACTACTTAATAATCGGCGTTGGCGCTAATGTCAACACATTTAATACTCCAGGAGTTATGGAGAATTGCCATTTTTTGAAggtaacttcattatttttattacttctaTTCTCTCATATTTTGTACTATACAGCATTTTAAGAAAAACTtcataagttaataaaaaatagtcaGATGAAAGAGGGAAGGAATCAAATCCATTGTTGTTATCATGCATGGTGACTAAACGGTACActgcatgtttttttttcctatatgCTTTTGGATTTGaatatcttatttatatgaGTGTGCAGGAAGTTGAAGATGCTCAAAAGATTAGAAGAACAGTTATTGACTGCTTCGAGAGAGCAAATTTGCCGGATGTAAGTGAAGATGAGAAGAAGAGAATTCTGCATTTTGCTATTGTTGGAGGTGGACCAACTGGAGTGGAGTTTGCAGCCTCACTTCATGATTTTGTCAATGAGGATTTGGTCCGTTTGTATCCTGGGATAAAAGATTTGGTTAAAATTACTCTTCTGGAGGCCGCAGATCATATCTTGGGCATGTAAGGATGTAATATTAACTGTATTTTTGCTTATTATTAAGAACTTCTGATACATTGTCTAGTCATAGAGGTAGCTATTTTTGTGAGTAGGCATTCAAAAGTATTAGCCGCGCATATTTGATGGCTTGGTTTTGTTGAAGGCTTTCTCAACAATTTAGCTGCTCAAAACCATTATTTCATGGTTCAGCAAATGAGGAGTAATGGATTGAAAGTGTTAGTTGTTGGAATTGGACCATACACATTTTATTACTGTCCCACGTGCACATGGTATTATGGTAAATGGCGTAGTAATTTTGAAAGCTCAAGACACGTGTACAAGTCTACACATATAACCAATTATACTTATGTGGAAGGAGTATTAATGTCTGAATGTTGACATTTAGTTTTTAACACTTGATATGTTCCATTGCTCTTCTCATAGGTTTGACAAGAGAATCACTGTTTTTGCTGAAGACAAGTTTCGAAGAGATGGGATTGATGTAAAGACAGGATCCATGGTTGTTAAGGTATCTGAGAAAGAAATTTCCACCAAAGAACTGAAAAGTGGAGGGGAGATTAAGACAATACCGTATGGAATGGCTGTCTGGTCAACTGGTATCGGCACTCGTCCGtttattaaagattttatgACTCAAATCGGCCAGGTGTGTTATTGAGGAATTGGACATTGTATCCGTGCTAATTCAGAGTTCCGAGTCATGTTTCTCTTGTAGTTTGAATCTATCATTCAGTATAGAAATTTTGCAGTCATTTGCCATTCGCTCAGCGTTATCTCTTGTGAACAGGCTAGCAGGCGTGCTCTAGCTACTGACGAATGGTTGAGAGTTGAAGGGTGCAACAATGTCTATGCGCTCGGTGATTGTGCTACGATAAACCAACGAAAAGTCATGGTAATTAATACAAACTCACTTTATTAAGTTGCTTCCTAGGGTCTATGTTTTTGCTAGTGAAATTCTTATTCGTATCCATTGACATTTGGAGCATCAATAATGCAATTTTTCTGGCTTCTATTTTTGCATTTTCATTTGCTCTGTTTTTTGTTGTAAATTGTGTTTTCTATGAAATCAAAACAAATTGCACTTTTTGCTTAATCAGCAGTTATTCAGTTATTCATGTGCTACCTGtctattaaatatgattttattatggCCATTTCAGGATGATATTACAGCGATCTTTAAGAAGGCTGACAAAGACAATTCAGGAACATTGACGGTTAAAGAATTTCAAGAGGCCATGAAAGACATCAGTGAAAGATACCCTCAGGTTGAGCTATATCTGAAGAATAAACAGATGCGGAACATTGCTGATTTATTGAAGGAAGTCAAGGGGgatgataaaaagaaatcaatTGAATTGAATATCGAAGAACTTACAACGGCACTTTCCAAAGTGGATTCTCAAATGAAATTTCTTCCTGCTACAGCCCAGGTTAATGTCTTATATTTGGTTGTGGTATTTACAACACTATTTATGAGTTGCATGCTTCTCAGTGATACGTCATTAAACTTCTGAAAATTCACAACAGGTTGCATCTCAGCAAGGCACTTACCTGGCCACGTGTTTTAACCGAATGGAAGATTGTGAAAAAAATCCTGAAGGTCCTCTCAGGTTCAGGGGAGAAGGTCGCCATCGGTTCAAACCCTTTAGGTACAAAAGATGATCAAACTAACTCCCAAGCTCCCACCGTTTGCGTTTGCGCTTGCGCAATATTATGTTTACATTGATTCAGATGTCAAGGTTTTCCATTTATCAATGTTTTACTGATTAGCACGTTGTCCATTCCTACCCAAGGTACAAGCATTTGGGTCAATTCGCTCCTTTGGGAGGAGAGAAGACAGCAGCCCAGCTTCCTGGAGATTGGGTTTCAATTGGTCATAGCAGTCAATGGCTGTGGTATTCTGTCTATGCAAGGTACTGTGCTCCTCTAGCATTTTGATATTTGCCTCAATTTTGGGGACATTATTATTTGCAAGTTATTTAGATTCAGTCAATCCTTTGAACAGCAAGCAAGTAAGCTGGCGCACAAAAGCATTGGTAGTTTCAGACTGGACAAGACGTTTTATTTTTGGAAGGGACTCGAGTAGCATATGAGGGAACTCATTACTTTCAGAGTCTTGCATTGGCAACGTGGCAGAGCTCGTTGATCATGGATTTCATTtactaaaatttgttttcaattctATTAATTCTTTGAATAAGTAAGAAGCGGATTCTCTCACAGTAGAACTCGAACAGCTGAGACACGCCCACCATTTGGAAACTCAAGGTTGAATACGCACCTGTTTTTGGTATCATAGTCGTTGCATTAGTTAGTTTCGGAGTTTTGCTGATGAAGTTTGTTTTGAGAGCTGTTAGGTGATGTTCTTTCCATACTCAATCATTCCAGTTTGCATAATTAACTTTGTTCATTATCCATTTGTCCAATTTGGCGGCAAATTGGTTGAAATTTTGTTACTTGGCAAATTATCTGTCATTTTTATTACATCTTACAGAATTtccttttagaaaataattaaaaaacatattttgaatgattaaaattaaaaatgagtttatggacttatttaaattgtgtatatttatcttttaattttactaacatgtaatgtaatataatatgtaattataattgtaacatgacaataaatttaacttaaatgacAGGAACCAGAAGAAGATATGTTTTAGTTCCTTGTTCGTAAAGAATGGACCCAAGAAATCACGTTAGTTTCTTGCTTAACATTAATGATTAATGAGCATTAGCCCATCAAAGGCAACATGAATTTGCCATTATGTAATCGATGACTACGTCtgtcttttattattattaatattattatttaaataatttaagtgCAATGGAAAAAGTATTTTGAaaggaaatattaaaaaattattttaaatctaatataatttataaaattagtttgtaatttgaaattcaaaatatatatatatatatatatatatatattataaattgtttaagATTAGAtattaattagtgttttgatatCTGTAtaataagaaatgaaataataaatttaataaccaacaagttttttttaatatatactttaattcatgattttgatattatgttaaaaaataattttaaattgaactcaattttaaaaaacttgtatgtaaaataaattttttattttgtaaattaattttatatttagtttatataaaaatttcataaaagtaattaaaaatttgtataacGAAGCACTATTCGGGGGAAATGGTGGGGGTTAagtcaagaaaacaaaaaagagcaGAAAGAAACCcgataaagaaagagagaaacttGATTGGGTCAACTGTAAAAGTGAAGCTTTTTATTGGTCAGCCCAAAAGAAAATTCAGAAACGCATGACCATGACCCTTTGCTCTGGACTTGTTGCCAGAATTGGGTTAATTCATCATATTTCCCCCCCCATTTTTCTATTCAAATACTTTTGGTAgtataaatttgaattagtcTCAGAAGATACTATGTATTTTTTCCATATCTTGCTATCAACTCATCTCTAATTTaatcttaaagtaataaaaacCAAGAAAGTATTaggtatattaaaaatataacaaatttatcacatcgaaaaatgataaactaatttttttaaagaacaaaaaaaaactttcattaGTTATACTGTACATCACATACAATACATGACATATTACACTAATGAAATAGTTTgatagattttatattttaaacacaGTCAACTATGTTCGAGAAATCTAATTGAGGTTAATGCAATTTACCTTTCTTGAATAagtgctttattttattttatagtgaAATTTGTAGAATATGTTTTATTACACATATTCCTTGTGTAATGACAAAACTCCCTTTTATATTATAGAATGACATCATCactatgtaataataataataataataataataataataatattattattattattattatgatacaTCTCATGTCCTAAAAAAATGTCAGCTTAATAAATaatgatgttataaaaattatcgtATCTGTAAATATTGTTATCatgtaataaaacaaaaaaataaattatagaaattaaattaaaatagtataataggtaaaataaaaaataaataatttctaaacactaaaaaataaaatagagtgAAAAAGACAACATTCAcaaagttatttaaatattaacctaaaattaattaataaataacttatAATATTGCTATCATCTAGTTTTCCACTCTAATACCACTACTCCCTGATATCATAATTTCTTTACATTTAGTTTATGTCATGTTTAGGTAACTTAAGCCTCTTTATACATTCTTTAAAGTTAAATAAGGGTAATGCAATTCATTTCTATAGAGCACTATATTTTTCTGAAACTTGCTGATCCAATGTCATTACAATCCCCTGTACAAAACTCTCGTCATGTTGAGCAACAACACAAGTCTCTGTATATGCAAACAATTACCATTTTCAAGTCATAAAGGATGCATTGGTCCCCTGTTCACTGTTTTAATCAACTACTTTCCATACAATCATTACCTGAATCCGGTACCACATTTATGAGCTCAATTCACCagataatttgtaataatttaattaacttaatGATGAGGCTTTAAACTAAAAATGTTTGTTACCAGATACATGCTTAGTATTTAATCTTGCTATAATCAACTATCTATTAACAAACACACTACTCCCTGTACATAACACTATTTAGTGCATTATGAGAGGTAATCAAAGGTTTGGCAAACCGTCTTATTCAAATTTCCAACTAATAATAACTGTATGATATTTTGGTTATGCAGGATCCATGCATGATCCACAGAGACACATCATTTTCTGGCAGTATAGGTTTTAATATCAAGCACTGCAACTGGTCCATAACCATTAATTATCATATACATAAGTCAAACTGGTGAATAGGCATTGGGATTTGATGATGCATGTGCCTACTACACTTGTGTTCTACTCACACTGTAAATATTTCTCAGTCTGATGCTTGGAAATCATGATTACTTCATGcctgcatatatatatatatatatatatatatatatatatatatatatatatatatatatgtcagaAATTTACCTGTAGTTAAATGAACAAAGACATTTATAAActggaaaaaatataaatgttctGTACCAAGTGAAGGCtatttaaatttgagaaatgtATTAGGGTGTTTTTGGGAGATGAAAGAtgcaatttttataattgaattgtatAAGGGTTGATGTGAAAGTGATTAGATTACAAAAGCAAGAGTCCAGCACTGATACTTTGAGGGGTCAGTTTCGTATTCAGCTTTTTTGGTTTTTAGGTTTCGTCAATTATATGGGTCCATAAGAAGCAGGAATCGATTGTGATTTAACTCCTTTAATACATCACATCGAGGTGATAACGTGCTGATCCTTAGATCTGAACTCGTGTCTTTTGTTCaacacataaatataaaataccaCAAGCATTAGGAAGGAAAATACTAATGACAGGTTTAAGTACTTTAAAACCGATATATGTGCATTAATTACCAATCCATGTGCATCATGTTCAATGTTTTGGCGTTTTCGCTGTTCAACTCATGTTTGATTGCTTGAACAAAAAAGTAATCAGCTGTGATAATAATTGACCAATTTGTATATAAGCATATTCTTTGATATCAGTGGAATGATTGCGTAATTTATTTGACTGAATTAACACTACATCGATCAATCTATAATGCTATTGCTATTTCCCATTTTTCATATAGGTTACCCCTCCACTGAGTTGAAGTGCACAGGATATTTTCTCTTCAAAGCTAAGGTATTTTCAACTTTCTCTGCTTTCTTGAATTTCACTTCGTGCCTACTCAAAGGTAGCAATGCAATGCTCTGCTTTTGCATATAATTTAATGACATTCTGCACTAGCATGAGTGGAAAAGAAATTCTTGACTAACATGTGGAAGGGTTAGACAGTAATTCTCTTTTGTTTAGGTTCAAcagtgaaattgaaattgaaaatgatgatcaatgattattattactagttgATCTTGCAAAACATAATCCATTGAGAAGTGGGAGAaactaaaattgaattattagGTAGATGCACTGATCATGATGTAAAGTAGAGCAGAAATGAATGAAGATATGAGATTAGAGGAAATTGACATATATGCAAGAAATGGGGTTCCTGAGCCCTGAATTGAGGCATGTGCAGAACTGAAATTGCAATTATGTTGCATGGGTAGCAACAACATGTATTTTCCAATGAGTTGTTTTCCCCCACTCAACCAGCAGGACCCTACGAGCACAGTGGCTTTCTACAATACCAAACGAATGAATACCTGTTAGTAATTTAGACCTGCTAAACCAAAGTTCTGGTA
This portion of the Vigna unguiculata cultivar IT97K-499-35 chromosome 6, ASM411807v1, whole genome shotgun sequence genome encodes:
- the LOC114187206 gene encoding external alternative NAD(P)H-ubiquinone oxidoreductase B2, mitochondrial-like; its protein translation is MNRHDTIFVALKAHSHFLGSRLPSPLSLLSPQFWTYISCYGKKKMSRVAFLQRLYGAFRENQSRLKLVLICTAVSGGGLLAYGESVAPEETITEKKKVVVLGTGWAATSFLKNLNNPKYEVQVVSPRNYFAFTPLLPSVTCGTVEARSIVEPIRNIFKKKKVDVQFSEAECYKIDAENKKVYCRSSLNNNLNGKEEFVVDYDYLIIGVGANVNTFNTPGVMENCHFLKEVEDAQKIRRTVIDCFERANLPDVSEDEKKRILHFAIVGGGPTGVEFAASLHDFVNEDLVRLYPGIKDLVKITLLEAADHILGMFDKRITVFAEDKFRRDGIDVKTGSMVVKVSEKEISTKELKSGGEIKTIPYGMAVWSTGIGTRPFIKDFMTQIGQASRRALATDEWLRVEGCNNVYALGDCATINQRKVMDDITAIFKKADKDNSGTLTVKEFQEAMKDISERYPQVELYLKNKQMRNIADLLKEVKGDDKKKSIELNIEELTTALSKVDSQMKFLPATAQVASQQGTYLATCFNRMEDCEKNPEGPLRFRGEGRHRFKPFRYKHLGQFAPLGGEKTAAQLPGDWVSIGHSSQWLWYSVYASKQVSWRTKALVVSDWTRRFIFGRDSSSI